TGGAATCGTCACCACGCATTACGGCAATCTCAAAACCTTTGCAGATCGCAAACCTGGCATTGTCAATGCCGCGATGCAGTTTGACCCTGAAACGCTGTCGCCTACATTTCGCATCGAAGTAGGAATTCCGGGAAGATCGTATGCATTTGAAATTGCCCAAAACGTTGGCGTAAGCAAGGAACTCCTCGATGATGCCCGCACACGCATCGAAGGCAATCAACTTCAAACAGAAGACCTTTTGCTCAAGCTCGAATCGCAAAAGGCCGAATTGGAGCATTTGCTGATTGAAAACCGGAAAAAGAATGAAGAGTTGCTGTCGATCATCAGGCGCAACCTCGAGCTTACGAAGCGTAACAAAGAGGAGGAGGCGGCTATTCTCAAGGAAGCCCATCAAAAGGCGCAGCACTTGATCGACAGCGCCAACGCCAAAATCGAAAACACAATTCGTGAAATTCGCGAAAGTCAAGCCGAGCGGGAGCGCACAAAAACGCTGAGAAGAGAACTTGCCGAGATGCTTCCTACCCCGCCACCGGAGGAGGCTGTTGAGATCGCAGAGGAACAGGCGGCTTATGAGGCAGAAAATCCCGAAGAACTTAGCCCCGAGACGATTCCGGGCGCTGCCATCGGCGTAGGGGACTGGGTGTTGCTTTCAGATTCCAATTCCTACGGACAGGTGTTGGAGCTCTTGGACAAACGCGCGGTGGTGAGCCTGGGCGAAATGCGCATCACAGTAAAATTGAAGCACTTGGTCAAGATCAAGGCACCCAAGGACGCCAACCGACCCATCTTGAGAAGGGCGGGGGCAATGGTCACCAAAAAGGCAAATATTTCGCTTGAATTGAGCGTCAAGGGTTTTCGCGTCGAACAGGCACTTCCTTCTGTGCAAAAATTCATTGACGACGCCATCTTGGCCAACCTGTCTGAGGTAAGGATTTTACACGGAAAGGGCACGGGCGCGCTGCGAATGGCAATCCGGGAGTATTTGGCGACCGTAAGAGAAGTGCGTCGCACCGAAGATGCACCTTTGGATCAAGGTGGTGCTGGATGGACGGTGGTCTATTTGGGCAATGCTTGAATGGGCGATCACGTGAATCAGCACGCAGCACCTTCCATTTCAGCTCAATGCTAAAATGAGAAGGGGGCCGAAGCCCCCTCTCTGAATTTTAAGAAAGCAATTTCATCAATTGCGACTTGGGTAGATACCCTCCACTGCGATGATGTAATTCATTGCGAGATAAGGCATCATGTTTTCGTGCGGCTGATTACTGCCTGTGATACCAAGATTGATGGTAAACGGTGTTGCGCCGCCCACTTGGTTGTGCGGTGTCGAATAGATTTCGCTCGAGGAAATGCTGAAGAAGCCATTTCCAGGAGTGCTTGCGGCACCTGCCCCGGATACATTTGCAGCCGGCGTGGCAACGCCATTTGCTGTATGGGTATGTGCTGCGAGTTGCGACTGTATCAGGGTGACCGTTTCTGTGCCTTCGACTTCTCCGAGGTCCCAATAGGACAAACCTGCTCCTTGACCTGTACCTACCGGCACGCGGCCGCGAAGATCTGGAAGTGCAAATGTTACTTGGCCATCACCTCCGTAGGTCGTGCCAATCAAGGAAAATAGCGCAGTATTTTCAGCAATGGAAAGCAAGGCGCCATTGCAAAATGCCCAAGACAATGGGGCAAAGTTTCCCGCAAAAATGCGGATTTCTGACAGGGTTGGATCCATAGTATATTTCGGCTAAACTTATTTTCTTGTTGAAAGTGAAATTACAATGCGTCCATTTGGACGACTTTTGACTGGCTGATCAGTTGCGACTTGGAAAAATTCCGTAGAGGCAAATGATGTAATTCATGCCCAATGATGGCTGAAAGTTGGAGTGTGGTTGACTGCTGCCGGTAACACCAACAGTCAAATTGACCGTGGTTGATCCCATGGAGCCATTTCCAGTTGCGCTGTACAAGTTGCCGGTGCCACTCGTGGAATTGGCAGGGTACCCGGTCGTCGGATTGGATTCGTCGCCTCCGCCATTAAATGCACGCGGATTAACGGAACCCGCCCCCGTATGGCTGTGTGAAGGAATTTGGTTCACCGTCAGACTCACGCCTTCGGAGCCATCCATTTCACCCAAGGTAATATTGGACAATCCTGCACCCTGACCAACGCCAACAGCTACACGAGAAGCGAAATTGGGCAAAGCAAAGGTTTGGACGCCATTTCCCCCGTAGGTTGTTCCCAACAAGGAGAAAAGTGCTGTATTTTGTGCGATTGAAAGCACCTGTCCTTGACAATAGGCCCAGTTCCGAGGTGCAAACGTAGCAGCAAACATTCTAATTTCTGCAATATATCCTTCCATAACGAACGATAGTTTTAGTCTAAAATTTGGTAAAAGTTGGATTTAGTTGCGTGAGGGAAAGATTCCATACATACACACAACATAGTTCATGCCCAAAAGGGGCTGCTGATTGCTGTGGGGCATATTTCCCCCGCTTGAGCCAATTGTCACCGAGACGGGAACGGCCCCCATCGTGGTATTTTGGTCGCCGCTGTAGATGTCGCCCGCGGGCGAAACTGAGAGGAAACCTCCGTTAGGATTCGTTTCATCTCCACTACCGCCCTGAACAAAAGGGGAGTAGGTTCCCATCGTGGCATGCGTATGCGCCGGGATCTGTGCTGTCGTCAATGTCACTGATTCCGCTCCCGACATCTGCCCAAGTGCATAATTCTGTAGCCCAGGACCTTGCCCGGCTCCAATACAGACGCGGCTTTGAAGGTTAGGCAACTGAAAATTGGTGGTACCGTTTCCGCCGTAGGTTGTACCCAGGATCGAAAAAAGTGCTGTGTTTGAGGCAATTGCAATTGTAGCGCCATTGCAATAGGCCCAATTTTTGGGGGCGAAATTCCCTGCAAATAGCCGGATTTCGCCAATCATTCCTTCCATCGAATAAAGTTTTTAGTTGATAAACGGGTTAAAACCGATGACAAGTTAGCAAAAATCTGAAATCGGAAAAGCATTCGGTCGAGAATGCCCAAAAAAACGTTGAAAGCCTTGTTATTCTTCATTGTAGGCATCAGCGGCGCGATTAATGCGGTTGATGCGCGCATTCTTTTTTACTTTTTTTCATCATTTCTCATTCAAAATTTTTGCCTTCTTCATATTGACAGCACATCCACGATATTTGCTCCGTGAAGGCCACGATTCCGATTTTATCCAACTTGACAGCTGTAAGGACGCTCAAAGAAGCGATCGCTTTTTCGCTTTGTCTGTTGATTTTCATGTCCTGTGAACCGCATACCCCATCGCGCACGAGCGATAATTTGGCAGATTCGATTGCTGCAGGGCCGAAGGGAAGCCTTTTAGATCAGGCAAAGAAGCTGCAGTCTCAACAAGACATTGCTGGCGCACTGTTGATCTATGACAAATTGCTTGCTGCAGATCCCATCAATGTGGCTGCCCTGGGAAATCGAGCCTATCTCTTGGAGTCCGCTGGAAATTTGGATGCTGCCTTGATGGACTACAATGTATTAATGGAGGTGGATCCCTCCAATTTCGCAGGGTTGATCCGCCGTGCAAAACTGCTTTCCTCGATGCAAAGGGATAGCGCGGCACTTCAGGACTTTTCGCTGTTACTGACGCATCGACCTTCTGACCCCGAACTTCTCAATGCACGTGGCGAGGTGAATCTGCGCTTGGAGAACTTCAAAGCGGCAATCGCTGATTTTGATGCAGCATTCCGGCTGCGTCGGAATTGGGAAAAGCCGATTTTGAACCGCGCTTCGGCTTGGTACTACCTTGGAGATGCCAAAGCAGCTACTGCGGACTATGAGTTCGTTTTGCAGTTGAATCCCAACAACAGTGAGGCTATCAATGGCCTCGGATTGGTCAGACAGCATTTGATGGGGGATCTTGGGAAAGCTGAGGAATACTATCAAAAGGCCCTTTTCCAAAACCCGAACAATGCCGGCGCTTGGTTCAACATGGCGTTTATTGAGGCGGGTCGTGGTGAAAAGGTCAAGGCTGTCGAAGATTTTGGGCAGGCTATTCGGTTGGACACCAATTATGTGGAGGCTCACATCAACCGCGGAATTCTTGAAATGCAAATGCAGCGGCAAAAGGAGGCAGTGTTGGACTTCCAATTTGCAGCAAAACGCCGCCCCAACGATGGGCGCATGTTCATGCTGCTCGGGTGGGCACAATGCGAAGTCTCACCGTCGATGCAAGGTTGTCTGACATTGGCCCGCGCAAAGGAGCTTGGAGAAAAAGGCGCCGAGGAACTGATCCAGAAGTTTTGCAATTAGACCTTCTCCGAATCGTTTTCTCAAGTTGGGAATTCAAAAGATTTGCAGGATTTAGTACCATTTTCTACCTTTGTCGGAGGTAGAGAGAAAACCCGATTTGCATTGGTTTCAGCGATTTCATTTTTTGAATTGGTGCTGAAAACGATTGCAATCAGGTTGCTAATAAGGCACTTAGTGAGGATTTGAGGCAATGGATTCGTGCAAATTATTGCTCGGTTCGGCTTTGAGTTTTTTTGATTGTAAAAATTGTTCCTATATTGGATCATATTTCGGGGAAGCCGAAAACCGGAAAAAAGAGTAGGCAAAAAAGAAGTTAAAGACACAAAAATTTTATGGCAGAGCAAAAACCAGTCCAGTCCAAGATGACGATGATCCTCATCGGTTTGTTCGTTGGTCAACTTGGTATTCACCGTTTGATGATGGGTTATTCCAACTGGTGGCTTCAGCTGATCACCTTCGGTGGTTGCGGTATCTGGGCCCTGTATGACGTCATCATGATTGCGACAGACAAAATGCCGATGGCAGACGGTCGTCCGCTCGAGAAGTAAAAAAAAAGGGGGCAATCGCCCCCTCTTTTTCTCCCTTTTTTGCTTGGTAGACTATGAATCTTGAAAAAAATACGTGCCCTGCTTGCGGCGCGCCAACTTCAAACCAAGGGCAGTTGTGCCCCGCTTGTGATGCAAGGCAACGTGATATTTTTGCAAATCCGCAAAACAATCAAGGCCGATCTGGCAACGGCGCTCCGCAAGGAGATCAATCCAAATGGATCATCTGTCTGTTACTATGCTGGTTCCTAGGCGCATTTGGCGTACATAGGTTTTACACAGGCCATATCGGGATCGGCATTGCACAACTGCTGACCCTGGGTGGATGCGGTATCTGGACCATCATCGACTTCATCATTTTGGTAACAGGAAACTTTAAAGACTCGGATGGGAACCCCATCAAAGGCTAAAGAAGTCCTTTCTTTGCTGTGGCGCTATGCGCTAAGCAAACCCTTTCTCATGCTGCTACTCAGCTATGAAATGGTGGCGATGTTGTTGTATGCCATCACGGATGGCGAAATCGACGTCTGTATTCCTTGTTTGTGGACAACCATCTTTGGTGTCCATTGTCCTGGTTGTGGCTTGACGACCGCCTCAATTGACCTGCTCAAACTGGATTTTGCCGGTGCATGGGAGGCCAATCCACTTGTTTTTGCTGTGCTTCCGGCGATCGTATTTTTCGCAGTGTCGGATTTCCTGAAGTTCCGCACCAAATCCATTTCGGAAGCCGCTGTGGCTTGAAGCTTTTCTCTGCGAATTCCCGTTCTTGAAGTAAATTCAATGCTGAAAAGGGAATCATCATGCCTTCAAAACTTCAATTTTTGCATCCTTACCAGTTTTTCTTGCTGTTGGTCTTCATGATGTGCGGGAGCGAAGCCAAAGTTCAATCCGTCAATCCTGAGTTCCTTCACCGCATTGCTACCAAGGCCGAATACGACCTGCTTAAAGGCAAACCCTTGACCGAAAAATACGGTATGGTAGAGTCGGTCAAAATTGTCCTCGACCTCCGTGACGATCAACTCTACTTCGTTTCCAGCGACAAATGGCGCTGGCATTACGACTTTTGCCACGATAAACTCGGCTTCTGGCAAAGCAATTTCCTCTTCAATGAAGCCAATTACAGCGACAGCCCCAACCGTAGGTTTGCACTCGCCAACATCAACCACTTTGTCTCCGATGATCGCTGGACGCTCGAATTTTCCAGCGCCGATAATATTCCAATGTCCTTGGTGACAGATCTTTATCACCGTGTTGCGCGGGCAACATTCGTCGGCAAACAATTGCAGCTATTCCTGAATACCGCAAGGCTGGAAACGGCGATGGGGCTTGCGGGCGTTTCAAAAGGTATTCCCGTGGTCCTTCCCGACGAAATCTATGCTGGGCTCACATACCAAGCACTCAACTGCAAAACGGGTTATGGTTATCTCCGCAGAATTCCCGTCGCCAGTCTGGATTCAACCCCGCCGGGTCCGACCGACATCGTTGTCTTGGACGGTCCAGCCCTTGATATTCCTGCCGTTGCAGGCTTGATGAGTCCCGAATTCCAAACGCCGCTCAGCCATTTGAATGTGCTCTGCAAAAATCGCGGGACGCCCTATTTCGCCATGAAGGGCATTTGGGACGATTCCCTGATTCGTTCGCTGGAGGATCAATTGGTTTTCTTTGAGGTCTTTCCAGACAGTTTTCATTTGCTGCCGGCGAATCTGAAGGTGGCGCAGAAATTTTGGGAAAGCCAGCGACCCAAGAAAGTGCAGCAGCTCAAAATGAACCTCAAGCCGACAGAATTGCAGGCAATGGACCGTTTGGGTCTGAATTCGATCGATATCGTAGGAGGGAAGGCAAGCAATTTTGCCGTTTTGCAGCGGCTTGCGGCCGAATCCAAGGGAAAATTCCGTGTGCCGGAAGGAGCATTTGCGATTCCATTTCACTGGTATTGGGCGCATTTCACCGAAAGTGGCGCCAAAAAATTGGTTGAATCCCTGCTTGCCGATCCCGCAGCCATGGCCGACACCCGCCAATTGCGCCACCGTTTGCTCGGCATTCAATCCAAGATCGAATCCCATCCTGTGAATCCAAAGTTGTTGGCGATGATTGACGAAAAGGTGCGCGCCACGAGTCCGACACTGCGTATGCGGTTTCGGAGCAGCACCAATGCCGAAGACATTCAAGGGTTTAACGGTGCCGGCCTCTACGAAAGCAAAACCGGAATCGTGGGAGATTCGAAAAAGCCCATCGAGAATGCAATCCGGCAGGTGTGGGGAAGCCTTTGGAACTTCCGCGCATTTCAAGAGCGGGAATATTTCCGCATCAGCCACCTGAATTGTGCGATGGGACTTTTGGTGCACCGCAGTTTTCCCGACGAAGAAGCCAACGGCGTGGCGATTACCAAAAACCTCTACCGCCCGAATTACTTCGGCTTTGTCATCAACGTGCAAAAGGGAGAAACCAGTGTCGTGAGCCCGCCCGCAGGCGTGGAATGCGATCAAATTATTTGCTACAGTGACAGCGATTTGGAGTTCTACAAAAACAAACGCATCGTCGAATACATCACGCTCGGCAATCAAAACGATGGCAAACCCGTACTTTCAGAGGCCGAAGTCATCCTGCTGACCGAGCAGTTGGCTGCGATCAAACGCTACTATTACCAGCGCCGACCAGAATTTTCCATGGAATACGCTGACGGAAATGCTGACGATTTTGATGCCTACAACCGCTTCGCACTCGACCTGGAATTCAAATTCGACGGGCCAGAAAGAGTCTTGTATATCAAACAGGTACGACCTTACAATGATTAATGGAGAACTGCGAAGCACATCAGCAAAGCTAATTTAGAATTGAAAATAGAGAACTGCGAAGCAATTGAGAAGCACACCGACGCCTGAGTACTCACGAAGACCCAAAAAAGACCCCCCCGCCCCCCACGGGGCAAATCAAAAAGGGGTTTGGCCCAATTGCGGTTCATAAGTTTGGCTGATTTACGCAGCTTTGTCCAACTTCCCATGTCTTCGTGCTGCTCCATTCTCCATTCTGCACTCTCCATTCTCCATTCTCCATTCTCCATTCAAAACAGCCACCCAGCTACCGCATTGCCGCCAAAAACATAAAGGCTCACCAAGGGCAGTTCGCCGATGAGGATTCCCAGGAAAAATTTCCAAGGCTTCATGCGCACAACGCCTGCGACATAGGCGACCAAATCTGTCGGAACCACCGGGAAAAATGCCCATGCGGCGACGATCCACAGACCGTAGCGCTCCATTTTTCGTTGGACAAATTCAGTTTTGTGCGCGAACCGCTTCTGGAAAAACTTTTCGAAGCCAAGGAATTCGGTGAAGTAATAGATAATGGCGGCGCCGGCAAATACACCGATCATGGAAATTGCCAAAACCATCCATGGAGAATCCGGGAAGAGCAAAACCCCGGCAAAAATGAAGGCTGTACTAGGAATCAAAAACGCCCCGCGGGCGAGACAGATCAACAAATACACCAGAAACATCTGGTTTTCATACTGTCGGATGAATCCTGAAATGGCCTCTTTGGAACGGTATTCCGGAAATGCAAAATAGAGGATCAGTCCGACTGCAATCAGGACGCCCCATACAATGGCCAATACCTTTTTTGACTTTTCCACGGAATCAGAGTGGGTTTTGGGCGAGCATTTGTTGCCAGTTCCAAGCATCGCGCATTGCCTCTTCCAAGGTCAATTCGGCCTGCCATCCCGGCAAACGCGTCGCATCATTGGCCGCCCAAACCGCCTCCACATCTCCAGGTCGACGATCGACAAATGAGTAGGGCAACGTCATACCGGAGACTTTTTCAAACGCTTTTACCGCCTCCAAAACCGAGTGACCTTTGCCGGTTCCGACATTGGCAACGTGGTTGAATGTCGTTTCGGACCGATTTTTGAGGATCTCAAGCGCCATCACATGTGCCCGTGCGAGGTCCACCACATGGATATAGTCACGGATGGCGGTTCCATCCTCTGTATGATAGTCTTGTCCGTAGATACTGAGTTGTTCCCGGAGGCCGGCTGCGGTTTGTGTGATAAATGGAACGAGATTGTTGGGGGTCCCAATTGGTAATTCACCGATCAGTCCGCTTGGGTGAGCGCCGATGGGGTTAAAGTAGCGAAGGGTAACGGCGCGCAAGCCGCGATCTGCGATTACGCTGTCGTTGATGAGTTGTTCGCAGACCTGTTTGGTGTATCCGTAAGGTGAGGAAGCCGGTTGAATCGGCGAATCTTCTGTCACCGGCAACTCCTTCGGTTGACCGTAAACGGTACAAGAAGACGAAAAAACCAAACCTGGCTGACCAAAATTGGCCATCAGCATCAGCAGGCGCGCGAGCGAACCGATGTTGTTGTCGTAGTATTCTGCAGGTCGGGCGACTGATTCACCCACTGCCTTGAAAGCCGCGAAATGAATGACAGCAAACAGATCGCCAACCTTTTCAAAGACTTGGATCATCTCGGAGAGATCACGGCAATCGCATTCGAAGACCGGAATTTCCTCACCGCAGATGATGGCCAACCGGTCCAAAACGCCCCGTTTGGAATTGGCAAAATTGTCAACAATCACCGGCTGATAGCCTGCTTTGAGCAATTCGACCACGGTGTGGCTGCCGATGAATCCGGCGCCGCCTGTGACGAGGACTTTTTTGGTTGCAATCATTCTGCGGGCGAAGATAGATTTACTACATCGGAAATTCAAGGAGGATTGGAAATGAGGCATGGACGCGGTATTCTGAATACGGGCTATAATTGAATCTTCGACTTGCACAATCAGCCGTGATTCGCAGCAATCCGAAATTTTCTCCCGATTTTTGCAGACGATGGAATCCACTTTCTCCAACCCCGAACTCGCGCGTTATTCCCGGCACATCATTCTCCCGGAATTTAACATCGAGGGGCAGACCAAGCTGAAAAATGCCAAGGTCCTTGTCGTCGGCGCCGGCGGATTGGGAAGCCCGATGCTATTGTATTTGGCAGCGGCGGGCGTCGGGACGATCGGAATTGTGGATTTTGACAAGGTGGAGGATCACAACCTCCAAAGACAAGTGCTATTCGGGGTGCGGGACATCGGTCAATCCAAAGCCCAAGCTGCCAAATCACGGATTCTGGATTTGAATCCTTTCATCCATGTGATTGTGCACGAAGTGGCCTTGCGCGCAGACAATGCCCTCGAGATCATCCGAGACTACGATGTCGTTGCAGACGGGACCGACAATTTTCAAACGCGCTACTTGGTCAATGATGCTTGCGTTCTGCTTGGCAAAGTCAACGTTTATGCCTCCATTTTCCGGTTTGACGGCCAAGTTTCCGTCTTCAACATGTTGATGCCCGATGGAACCCGAGGCCCCAATTACCGCGATTTGTACCCTACGCCGCCACCTCCCGGAATGGTTCCCAGTTGTGCTGAGGGCGGTGTTTTGGGGGTATTGCCTGGGATTATCGGTTCCCTGCAGGCGAATGAAGTGATCAAGGTGATTGCAGGAATCGGCGAATGTCTCGCAGGAAGGCTCTATTTGTTTGATGCACTCAGCTTCGAATCCCGGACACTCAAAATTCGAAAGGACCCTGCCAATCCGTTGAATGGCAGCCATCCAACGATGACCGAATTGATCGACTATGACCAATTTTGTGGGGTCATTCCAACAAATGCGGATTCAAATACGGCATCAATCCATGAAATTTCAGTGTTTCAGCTCCGCGAAATGCAAACTTCGGGACAGCAGTTCCAACTGATCGACGTCCGCGAACCCTACGAATTTGAATTGGCCAACTTGGGCGGATGGCTGATTCCGTTGAAGGAAGTGGAGGCAAGGCAAGCAGAGATTCGGAGGGATATACCTGTGATTGTACATTGTCGCAGCGGCAAACGAAGTGCACAGGCCATTGCAAAGCTTCAATCAATCGAATCTTGGCCCAATTTGTTCAATTTGCATGGCGGAATCCTCGCTTGGGCGGATGCTTTTGATCCGGAAATGCCGCGCTATTGATAGGGCTTTCCAATTCCAAATATTTTCCGAAATTTAGCCTCGATGAATTTCCAACGGCTCATACTGATCCTGTCGCTGACATTTTGCCAAGCAGCCACCATGGTTGCCCAACGGGTAGAAATGACCGGTGGAGAAGATAGCTTGTATGCTGCCAACCGTGCCGAACAAGTCGAGCAACTCAACCACCGCATCGACGAATACCGGCTTTTGGACATGACCAATCCTGGAAAGATTGACCTGCGCCTCAACCTTTTGGATCTTTGCGCAAAGGCCAAACGATATACGGATGGCGTGTCTTATTACGAAAATTGGGGTTATCATCCCACCAATGTCCCTACCGAATTGCGGCGTAAATATGTCGGGCTTTACTTTCTTTCGCATGACTTTGATGGAATGCGCAAGAAATTGGGCGAAGACATCGTAGTGAAGGAACCTGAGCGGACGCAGATCGCGCTCCATCTTGCGCTTTACGATCAGCAATGGTCCGTGGCCAAAAACCTATACCAACGGTTTGAAATCCAGCATGTTTACAAAACGAAGGAGGCCTATCGGCCGGTCATGGCCGCTGT
The nucleotide sequence above comes from Bacteroidota bacterium. Encoded proteins:
- a CDS encoding TM2 domain-containing protein — its product is MILIGLFVGQLGIHRLMMGYSNWWLQLITFGGCGIWALYDVIMIATDKMPMADGRPLEK
- the galE gene encoding UDP-glucose 4-epimerase GalE; this encodes MIATKKVLVTGGAGFIGSHTVVELLKAGYQPVIVDNFANSKRGVLDRLAIICGEEIPVFECDCRDLSEMIQVFEKVGDLFAVIHFAAFKAVGESVARPAEYYDNNIGSLARLLMLMANFGQPGLVFSSSCTVYGQPKELPVTEDSPIQPASSPYGYTKQVCEQLINDSVIADRGLRAVTLRYFNPIGAHPSGLIGELPIGTPNNLVPFITQTAAGLREQLSIYGQDYHTEDGTAIRDYIHVVDLARAHVMALEILKNRSETTFNHVANVGTGKGHSVLEAVKAFEKVSGMTLPYSFVDRRPGDVEAVWAANDATRLPGWQAELTLEEAMRDAWNWQQMLAQNPL
- a CDS encoding phage tail protein, which gives rise to MEGYIAEIRMFAATFAPRNWAYCQGQVLSIAQNTALFSLLGTTYGGNGVQTFALPNFASRVAVGVGQGAGLSNITLGEMDGSEGVSLTVNQIPSHSHTGAGSVNPRAFNGGGDESNPTTGYPANSTSGTGNLYSATGNGSMGSTTVNLTVGVTGSSQPHSNFQPSLGMNYIICLYGIFPSRN
- a CDS encoding phage tail protein, whose product is MDPTLSEIRIFAGNFAPLSWAFCNGALLSIAENTALFSLIGTTYGGDGQVTFALPDLRGRVPVGTGQGAGLSYWDLGEVEGTETVTLIQSQLAAHTHTANGVATPAANVSGAGAASTPGNGFFSISSSEIYSTPHNQVGGATPFTINLGITGSNQPHENMMPYLAMNYIIAVEGIYPSRN
- a CDS encoding tetratricopeptide repeat protein, translated to MKATIPILSNLTAVRTLKEAIAFSLCLLIFMSCEPHTPSRTSDNLADSIAAGPKGSLLDQAKKLQSQQDIAGALLIYDKLLAADPINVAALGNRAYLLESAGNLDAALMDYNVLMEVDPSNFAGLIRRAKLLSSMQRDSAALQDFSLLLTHRPSDPELLNARGEVNLRLENFKAAIADFDAAFRLRRNWEKPILNRASAWYYLGDAKAATADYEFVLQLNPNNSEAINGLGLVRQHLMGDLGKAEEYYQKALFQNPNNAGAWFNMAFIEAGRGEKVKAVEDFGQAIRLDTNYVEAHINRGILEMQMQRQKEAVLDFQFAAKRRPNDGRMFMLLGWAQCEVSPSMQGCLTLARAKELGEKGAEELIQKFCN
- a CDS encoding TM2 domain-containing protein, translating into MNLEKNTCPACGAPTSNQGQLCPACDARQRDIFANPQNNQGRSGNGAPQGDQSKWIICLLLCWFLGAFGVHRFYTGHIGIGIAQLLTLGGCGIWTIIDFIILVTGNFKDSDGNPIKG
- a CDS encoding TVP38/TMEM64 family protein, with the translated sequence MEKSKKVLAIVWGVLIAVGLILYFAFPEYRSKEAISGFIRQYENQMFLVYLLICLARGAFLIPSTAFIFAGVLLFPDSPWMVLAISMIGVFAGAAIIYYFTEFLGFEKFFQKRFAHKTEFVQRKMERYGLWIVAAWAFFPVVPTDLVAYVAGVVRMKPWKFFLGILIGELPLVSLYVFGGNAVAGWLF
- a CDS encoding DUF2752 domain-containing protein; this translates as MLLLSYEMVAMLLYAITDGEIDVCIPCLWTTIFGVHCPGCGLTTASIDLLKLDFAGAWEANPLVFAVLPAIVFFAVSDFLKFRTKSISEAAVA
- the moeB gene encoding molybdopterin-synthase adenylyltransferase MoeB; its protein translation is MESTFSNPELARYSRHIILPEFNIEGQTKLKNAKVLVVGAGGLGSPMLLYLAAAGVGTIGIVDFDKVEDHNLQRQVLFGVRDIGQSKAQAAKSRILDLNPFIHVIVHEVALRADNALEIIRDYDVVADGTDNFQTRYLVNDACVLLGKVNVYASIFRFDGQVSVFNMLMPDGTRGPNYRDLYPTPPPPGMVPSCAEGGVLGVLPGIIGSLQANEVIKVIAGIGECLAGRLYLFDALSFESRTLKIRKDPANPLNGSHPTMTELIDYDQFCGVIPTNADSNTASIHEISVFQLREMQTSGQQFQLIDVREPYEFELANLGGWLIPLKEVEARQAEIRRDIPVIVHCRSGKRSAQAIAKLQSIESWPNLFNLHGGILAWADAFDPEMPRY
- a CDS encoding tail fiber protein, coding for MEGMIGEIRLFAGNFAPKNWAYCNGATIAIASNTALFSILGTTYGGNGTTNFQLPNLQSRVCIGAGQGPGLQNYALGQMSGAESVTLTTAQIPAHTHATMGTYSPFVQGGSGDETNPNGGFLSVSPAGDIYSGDQNTTMGAVPVSVTIGSSGGNMPHSNQQPLLGMNYVVCMYGIFPSRN